The genomic DNA TGCAATTCCGCGTTCTTTCAACCATAACATATCACTTTTCAGTGGCTCAAGCTCACTCTCCGCCGTTGCTCGCGCAGTTTTAGAATTTTCTAACTTTTCTTCAGTTTCAGCAAGACGACGGGAAGTTTCAGCCTTCTcagtcagctcaagctccaaatcTTTTTTAGCAGACTCAACTTCCGCCTTAAGTTGTTCCTGCTCAGATAGTAAAGCAATAAGTTCTTCTAGCTCCTTATCTCTAAGAGCAAGAGTAGCGCAGGTATGTACCTCTCGTTGTTCACTTCTTTCCCTATGAGAACGCGCTTCATCCCGCGCAGCTTCGTCATCAACTTTTTCTTTCTTCAATTTTTCAATTTCCGCATCTTGTTTTTTCAACTTCTCAACTTCAGCTTTGAGATTGTTGATAACATTGCGGAGACCCATCTTCTCAGCATTATCTTTCTACCAAATCTCTTTCCAATTTTTACGCTCCTTGGAAAGAAGGGCAGCTTCAGCTTCCGTTTTTCTCTTCCACCCCGCAACCGACCATTCTTCAGTTTTTCGATCATTCTCAAATTTGGCCTGATCAGCTTCTAATTTAGCCCTCGGCAGGGCAGCTCGGGCCTCATcctcatcagctttcttcttagACGCTTTAAAAGCAGTCCATTCCTTGTGCATGCTATGCCATTTGCACACTATACGGTGCGTAATGGAGGTATAGCAACCTCTTCAAGATAGGCATGATAAGTCTGCTCATGAGGATGCCCCTCTTGGAACTTAATTTCCCCAGGAGGAAAGGTTCCTTGCAACCACTCGCGACACACATGCCAATCAGAAAAAGTATCCCCTTTCTTTAACTTCCACACCGGCGCATGAACTTCATCCGCCTGTTTCTCCGAATAGCATCTGTAATAATAATCCCCCGGAGTTTCATTCCGGCGGATAGGAGAATTTTCATCAGCTTGAATAAAAGAACCCTGGTTCCCACCAGGATTCTTCTCGATATTCTCAGGAAAAAAACCAAAGGCCACGGAAGGAGAAGTTGTTGTAGGAATCTCTTGAGCAgatttttgttggtgcacttgtgtctgtactttgtctgtattttgtaatgtataaaacgatgtcttttgtctgttgtgtttacgtcttttgttatgttgtttatgtgttggaatgtgtatttgaccaagtcaaccatcctcctggtttgacttggccaaacagtcaacacttagtgtgtaaaacttgtatgcttcgaaggatgtcatcgaaggatggattgtatccttcgatgacctcgaaagatgatctttcgatggatacttatggacctcgaaggatataccatccttcgaggtatgtttggatccttcgatatctttcgatggtaattctggtcgatagatgatccttcgaccagaatgcctgatccttcgtgcatgtctgtctgatatgggtatatatatcccatgagggTTTTCACTTCACAGTTAGTCATTCGGATAGATTAGAGAGCTtttgtgagtgaacccaaggtcttgtaagagagcatttcagtttggtcaagggctgtaaccgtgtccactgaaatacaagagaaaactttgatactttgcttgtctactctttctctttgtaatatttgctttcatctaaactccggtttgcactctagcttggattccgcacttgctagtgtgttaaacataacaaggaataggtttatcctcaacctccgagggacctacaagtggtatcagagccgtggctcttttccttgttaaaaccgggtttgtgcaagactttggttgtgtttggacaaaaactttcttggtttagcacccgtttttagtgtgtttcttgcctttctaaccataaaaacgtgttctaaactaaccgggtgttttacgggaaggtttgggtaacttaaaaatcttgttcaaagaggtttgctattttccggccaaaattccggctAAACTCCGGTTGCTTGGTTGTGGATAAGAAACTTCCTTTTTGGGCttatttttgaaagtcaaatctgACTTGGTCAAAAGTTGGTGCagaaacatcccttctgccgaaagttggttcaccaaccacatcaccttttcaccaaccagTCGTCCTttctgtcagtgtgtcagaccagtcgaaagatacctttcgagctcgaaagatcatccttcgatcaaggagattcgaaagataatcatccttcgaacatctttcgaagtcagtgtgttgtctttcgagtcaaggaatcttttcgaaagatacatccttcgagttactgtttcccttcgaaagataaggatccttcgtgtaggagaatctttcgaagtgattgttcgaaactcaacagtgatccttcgaacactgttgatccttcgaacaagtgtcatctttcgagcatctttcgagTCTTATCTGTTTAGACTTAACAGTTTGTGATTTTCAGGTCCTTCGACCCTAGATCCTTCGACAGTTTGTTATCCTTcaatttttaacatagtttgtgaaaatcaattttttttaaattaattttcacctaatatattaattataaaatgggaacaaacggtcaatgggatccatctgcgtggactacaacaactttgactccacagtcatcatctacgcaatcatcaaccacgcaatctgcgccagagttcaacaaaactgcatggatgcaggctattgccccaactcaagctgcaatgataactgcaaatcaatgggctttggtcacaaatcaaagcagcagcattcaagcaatgatgcagaacgatagtgaaactggtacaagcacgaaaccgccaaagcttaatcacattaatgattggggatggtggaaagaaaggctgagaacttatgttcaggggcaaggtcaagatctatggatgtgtttcttcactccatttgaaaatgagttggaagttgcaggatcaaatccagaaacttacagcacaatgtctgacgaagataagaagaagtttgaattggaaaagaaagcatttatgattctcacgcaggctcttcacagagatatataccaccagttcgtctactgtacgactaccaaaaatttgtgggatatgctcacgttaaggtgtgaaggaaatgctcaatcaaggaagatcaagcaggagctgctaaagaaagagtttgaaggttttacctgcatggagaatgaaggtctagcagagttgtctacaagatttcaccatctgttgagtgaaatgtttgccttcagagtctctgccactccacaagaaatggtgaagagatttgctgatggcttaccagcaaagtggagcagttatcttgagattctcaaggaaaacggtgttctggatacaattaccgtttatgagctaattcagaagttggaaaacaaagatgttgaagaaaagctcaaggcgaaaagaacaatcactcgtcagaatccagagatgtattttgggattgcaggtggtattactggagaaaagccagtttctcagcatgctaagcttcaaacagcgttCATCTCCAACACCGGACCTTCAACAGctaatcagtttgatccttcagcttacacaatgatgtattcaagaccagattcatcttctcaacaacaacaacaacaacagacagctcaacaattcactccaccgcctttcctggatcctaacagagctcaacagcaacaaccacaacagcagggattttatggaagttcttcaagctttcaagctacttccaatctgaacactgtcagattggatacttccaatttttcaaaagtcagtgttgagatagccaaggaacatatggagatgttgaacaccttggttagcgcctactgtgggttggttgcgggtcagattggaaatgtcaacctaaccaacgaagattatcagcaggttgataaagaagagtttgagatgatggatataaagtgggctcttgctagtgctatccgtagagctaaagagtttatggagagaacggggagaaccagcttggaaagcaacaacaacaccaagtatggttttgataaaaatgctgtcacctgcttcaactgtggtgaaaagggtcatttcaagcgggaatgtcagaagccacccaagcaaggcaatcagaatcctttcaggaatcaaagacagcctcagcaacaacagaacaattctgacagacaaatagttcccgtgggaggaaatacatctggaaccacaaactctaatccccacagaggattagttgttcaagctgatgagatttgcaactggaatcttcagcttggtgaaggaggaaatggtggaacagcatgttatgctaaggtggttgaaaaggttgaagaacccgtgtctgctggtgaatcttcagaagatgaagatagctcgggttatagtggaagtttggatggggaatcacttgatgctggtgatttatcaagtgaggcTTTAGACCTGGAGGTTGATGAgttattggctgatgctgaagcattatgcaagagaagatctattctttgccagaaagctgctggaacttctgagaagctttctcaatttttctctgaagatggatctttttcttttcatacagccttcatggctcatgttgaaggacaaacctctcaggtatgtgattctaaacctgactctatttctgctgctgttgaatgtgctaaatgtcttgaatatgcagaaaaggaaagtcattttgaaatcacacacaaacacaatcaagaattgattgttgatctttctaaagaaactgaggctaacttgtttttaacaagaaatgaaaaagagtttaaagcaacaattgcgtcattaaaacatgatgtttctgaacttcaaaaggctgttttaagaaaacaacatgctaataataatttgattgacacaattgaaaaacaaatggtagagttagctacagctcgatgcgaatgtgaaacaatcaagcagaaattggaaagctattccaattcccgctatgttttggatcacattattgatgttcaaaggaaaaagggggatgcaaaatgtattggttacaaatcatgccctcccccgatgaatcacaattattccaaattgcctaatgacgaggatatgccccgttttgaacctactgtgccactcggtctagatgactttgcagctggcctcgggttcacaacaggtacatcatcctcggggcaatctgaatctgagaatgtgaaaaattcatcgtctgttaaggaacagagttctccgattattgaggatgctgattcttcggacgatgaatctgaagaaaatgagaaaccacagccttactcggttacaccagacattccaattgagaatcacatcttgtgtgatccaccagtgaaaccgagtaaggctgaaacaccaaaggcaatgaagcccagtgtaccgagcattgaaaagaataacttgttgtatacgctcaagggagacagcaaaatttattctgacagagattttccaatcaaaaatgtaaatcaagatttaattgagaaaatttttgaaggacgaactgataagtttttgggaaacaaaggtaacaaagtgacggtcactcaatgtgaaccaattccgtgtgagctaattagaaaacaatacggaaaccaaaaactgccagttgagcgaaaacaacaagtgaattctagaaagggtaagggccaggtacaagaaaagagggctcaaaacaagaatgctcaagcaccaaaggctcagcagcctaagactgaacaaccaagggttcaacaacctaaagttgagcagtctaaggctcctcaacctaaggctgcacaacctaaaattcaacaatctaaggttgagcaacctaaggttcaaagggtgcaaaacaaaagagctccagctaagaaaagagaacagaaagtgaactttgttggatcaaagggtacggacaaacttgaaacatttcaaaataaatctaacattgattttgtaaaacaagttagaattttaaagagaaatgatgagaacaattatacccaacacaccaatggatgtgacttaggtccaagcacatctagatcacaaagttcagtatctggttcttcgtctggtcatcaacacgtttctccgaggtttgtagagcggagaatgtgttttgaatgtggaacagttgggcacattgtaagatattgcccatacttgcaaaaattgaaaggaaaaacaagtgctccccaagaaaccaattaccaaaaacaaccggtttccccgaaacaagacccacgtgtcttgaaagaaagggaaaagaaggtaaaacaaaagaacaaaagggtaattgagaaggccttaaaatcagaggtcaaggaTGAAAAACCTGTTCAAGCTAAATCTACaaatgtaaaaccagtaaatacaaaaacaattaaaacaaatacTGGTACAggacaacaagcttggaaacaaaaacaggtcactaaatcagggggagcaccagaggttttatttcctaatcatcaagtgattgagatcactttccttgatgatcaaggacgacccaagtcaacaaaggcttgggtccccctctcaaactgatgtgttaattgcatgtgcaggcggctccaggaggaactatcaatAGTCTTTGGAtcgttgatagtggggcttccaggcacatgacaggcgactatcgtcttcttttcgatgtgcgaagtataagaggaggatatgttgcgtttgctggagacaaaggagggtatatcaccggcgagggaatgatctcaaatggaattgtgagcttcgacaaaatcaattatgtgcaacagttggatcacaatctcctgagtgtttctcaaatctgtgacaagaagttcaccgtgcattttgatgatgccgattgttatgtgctgaagccaggattcaagatccccgctgaatggattctcttatcagctccaagagttaatgatttgtatgtccttgatatgagccaagcaataactcagtcaaaacaagttacttgctttatttcaaaagccactgaaaaggagacgatctcttggcacagacgaatgggtcgtattcacctcagaaaaatgaatcaccttgtcaaaaaaaatctggtgagaggtgttaatgtgaaaaattttcaacttcaagatgtctgtgtgccatgtcaaaagggaaagcagaccaagaaatctcatccattgaagaaggttaacactgtcaacatgccactcgagcgattgcatatggaccttttcggccctgtcaaacacaagagtgtgcacggagaagttttctgcttggtagttactgatgactactcaagattttcatgggttgacttcatggtccacaagagtgagactccagaaattctgaagaatttgatcaccttgttggaaaatctgtataatctaaaggtgaggcgaattcgaagcgacaacggtaccgagttcaaaaacagggttatggatgagttttgcactgcaaaaggaatccttcatgaatacagctctcggtacacgccacaacaaaacggagtcgctgaaagaaagaacagaaccttaattgagactgcaagaaccatgttggttgagtctcagcttccagttcgattctggactgaagctgttgcctcggcttgctacacgttaaacagggttctaacagtgaaaagacatggaaaaacgtgcttcgaactcctacacaagaagactcctgacttggaatatctagaaccttttggtgcaccatgtaccatgattgaaccTGATGGGAaatttggtgccaaagctatcgaaggttacttccttgggtatgctactcctaatctgcgagtatggaacctgactaccaaaaggattgaagaatggggtgaagtaagagttcaaagatattctaatcctccgaagccttctggagatccatggatgttcgattatgaaggtcttttcgactcatttaatctgccgacatttgatgatgataatgcaattgctcaaatgttgtctgaaagcgagaatgcgactggctctcagttagctcgtccaatcattgttgactcacaagcgtcttcttctgtcaacaatctcgcttcaaatgaggtgtttaatgatgctgtcgattacaatttgtcatcggaagatgaggagtatgttgatgcaaatgatggtgaagcactgcgtccggttcaaggtacttcagaagcaacggatccagtgtctgcgccaattatccaagaagaaaatgcatcatcttctacaactcaccagcttcagaatgatatcgggaatttaaatatcactaacttgaggtcaaatgttgacgTTCCTCCAgttactgaaacccgaattcataacattcatcctcagcagaatattataggtgatgttctcagtggtgtaaggacaaggaatcaaatcagaaacaacgaaaatgctggcttgtatgctgagatacgagaatcgggacaacaaaatgattggtctttcgcctgctatgttagccaagaagagcctaaatcttggaaggaggcattgaaagatgattcctgggtggaagccatgcaagaagaacttcagcagttcgagaagttgggcgtatggaaattggttgataggcccgacaactacaaaaagatcggaactcgctgggtgtttaagtgcaaaaaggacgaccgtgggattgttgtccgaaacaaagcaaggttagtggttcaaggcttcagtcagattgaaggtattgactacaatgaagtgtatgcacctgttgctcatctggaggctattagaatctttctagcctacgcatccttcaagaaattcaaggtgtaccagatggatgttaaaagtgcttttctacacggagtagtcgaagaggaagtatatgtcgagcaaccgccggggtttgaagatccattacatcctgacagggttttactgcttaacaaggcgttatatggtcttcatcaagcacctcgggcttggtatgaaacgttgtctacctatttgctcagcaatggttttcgacgaggtttgatcgactgtaccctcttcatcaaagaaaaaggtgaagatcttctgttggtacaagtgtatgtcgatgatattatctttggttctaccgatgataagttatgcaaggaatttgaaaaggtgatgcaagatcgattcgagatgagtgcgatgggtgaaatgacgttcttcttgggtttgcaagttaatcagtccgaatctggaatttttatccatcaaaccaagtacgtcggagacatcttgagccggttccagatgtccgatacgaagccaatttctactcctcttccgcagaatcacgggattactccggatgaagaaggggatgctgtggattcttcactttatcgtgctatgattggatctttaatgtatctcactgcatcaagacccgacattatgtatccaacttgtcttctcgctaggtatcaagcgaatccgaaggtctctcactatgctgctgtcaaaaggatctttcgttatctgaagagttaccctgacaccgggttatggtaccctaaggatgataacttcgatctcaaagctttcagtgattctgatttcggcggttgcaagaaagatggaaaatcaactacagcaggatgttagttcttaggcaatcgcctagtcacttggcaatgcaagaagcagacatgtgtggctacgtctacatgtgaagcagaatacattgctgcgtctagttgctgctcccaggttctatggatccaacaacagatgcgggactacggttttgaattcctaactactcctatttatgttgataatgaggctgccttacagatcactagaaatcctgtacagcactcgaaaacgaagcacatcgatattaaatatcacttcatacgtgattgctttgaaaagagacttgtcgatgtggttcatattcataccgaccaccaacgtgccgacctttttaccaaagcatttgataaatcaagatttgattatttacttttggtaaacggcattaaggtgaagcaagagtaaccgacatcaggaaatcgtttttgtaaatatttttctaaaaaccaaaaaatccaaaaatatttttcattttctttatttttgaattttagggggagaaagtttcaagaaaaatacaaaaacattgaaaaaccacaaaaatacaaaaatatgtctctaatttatttactttctgcatttaagggggagaaagtttcaagaaaaatacaaaaacattgaaaaaccacaaaaatacaaaaatatgtctctaatttatttactttatgcatttaagggggagaaaattcagaaaaacacaaaaacaatagaaaaacaaaaatgagtttcttggtaatataagagaaagtgatattacatcagaggtcggttgaaacatgtttctaaaaaatcaaaagaaaaagaaaatgataagtagctctactaatgatgtaccggtaaactcacgatcattttaaagtatgcaggagatataaacataacagactgaaaaccgcgtgggaaccgttcattggcctatggtcttggtaccgaaatttcgtttgatagattgccgaggttctgagatattcggggtttatgctgtttatcatctgggtatcatggttgtttctataaaagacaaagtctaagttcttccatgataccatacatacgtgtacatatctcatactgcattcgacctcaataagtgataaacaatcacatgtccatcaaaataagtgataaaatatcacatttatccgggagtcaagttcgtctctctgctgtacggaagtactgacctgttcacggacttgctcctgtgccctcatgcatcgaaaatcaagttcctcatcaataagtgattctatcacatagggcttgttttcaaactcaaataagtgacttgttcacattgtatatatatacgttaaaaaaaaacggatgataaatggtatactccccagtaagatgaactcccgtgcataccttgatacgggaatgtgtcgtgagtggatgaacaccggtcggtaagtataaatcataccttaaacgtatctcattgtattatgattacacttgatcgctgagtttaagtggacaacaatatcggtaattgtggtagaatacttatccacctctgtaaaagaattttaaaaggaaatgtgtttttgacaaaagaccgcaagctgatatgattctcttcgccagaaactcgcaaaaatattgttgtgtttgtacatatttacttactgctttatttactgctttatttaaaaaaaaaaaaacagtttttgtcgtttggtgcatatcagcacgacattagcggtgatgtcgtttgataacattcaaaggattttaaaattgttgccttttattttatcaaaccacaaaatccaaaaagattttcaatttaactttatttttgattgaatgatgttggtgctcgatccgatacctgacaagccgagatacttcataaaattaaccttgcagaacttcataatggacaacttttcaaaatggtcatttctgaaaaacctccaaaatttaaagggtgtaaattggaatttcccaaaaatccaaagtgttggtgggaaatctgatccttcgaggaagcaatggccctcgaaagatcagatggtcaagaaagtcaatGAAGGTCAACTGTTTCAGTCGAAAGATGTGCTGGTCaacgaaagatttgacaaatTGATCTTTCGAGTTGACTAGATCTTTTGAAAGATGGATTagatcgaaagatatctttcgaaggattccaaaatatctggtatccttcgatccagatctttcaaatatctggatccttcgagccAAATAGGGATCCTTCGAGATCAAGA from Helianthus annuus cultivar XRQ/B chromosome 7, HanXRQr2.0-SUNRISE, whole genome shotgun sequence includes the following:
- the LOC110866532 gene encoding calponin homology domain-containing protein DDB_G0272472-like; translated protein: MGLRNVINNLKAEVEKLKKQDAEIEKLKKEKVDDEAARDEARSHRERSEQREVHTCATLALRDKELEELIALLSEQEQLKAEVESAKKDLELELTEKAETSRRLAETEEKLENSKTARATAESELEPLKSDMLWLKERGIASVAESVLNSEELDKTVAHLLVAEHNNGYSQGYAEWSHHVVNALKVDWDTSKSATHGVNTEAALVAAKTQFNNLQLPVMDLINVALQSEDHVAQLKFSQTEKMRMKI